A single genomic interval of Methylocystis sp. IM3 harbors:
- the rpoC gene encoding DNA-directed RNA polymerase subunit beta' yields MNQQEVMNLFNPVVATQAFDQIRISIASPEKILSWSFGEIKKPETINYRTFKPERDGLFCARIFGPIKDYECLCGKYKRMKYKGVICEKCGVEVTLARVRRDRMGHISLAAPVAHIWFLKSLPSRIGLLLDMTLKDLERILYFESYIVIDPGLTPLKERQLLSEEEYLTAQDEFGQDTFTAMIGAEAIRRLLESMDLEGIAASLRQEIAEAKTELKPKKLAKRLKIIEAFIQSGNRPEWMILKEIPVIPPDLRPLVPLDGGRFATSDLNDLYRRVINRNNRLKRLIELRAPDIIIRNEKRMLQEAVDALFDNGRRGRVITGANKRPLKSLADMLKGKQGRFRQNLLGKRVDYSGRSVIVVGPELKLHQCGLPKKMALELFKPFIYSRLDAKGYSATVKQAKKLVEKEKPEVWDILDEVIREHPVLLNRAPTLHRLGIQAFEPVLIEGKAIQLHPLVCAAFNADFDGDQMAVHVPLSLEAQLEARVLMMSTNNILHPANGQPIIVPSQDIVLGLYYLTLERDGEPGQGMCFANQGEIEHALAAKAVTLHTKVKGRGWTYDAAGNRVSKIFDTTPGRLMLGQLLPKHHKIPFDVVNKLMTKKEISNMIDTVYRNCGQKETVIFCDRIMALGFREAFKAGISFGKDDMVVPETKEKIVSETRAAAKEYEQQYNDGLITQGEKYNKVVDAWAKCSEKLAEEMMQRISAVRKDDLGRDMPINSIYMMSHSGARGSPTQMRQLAAMRGLMAKPSGEIIETPIISNFKEGLTVLEYFNSTHGARKGLADTALKTANSGYLTRRLVDVAQDSIISSTDCGSQGGIRMRAIIDAGQIVASLASRILGRTAAEDLKAPDGRVIVPAGDMIQEWHLEPINAAGIQEVKIRSVLTCEAKNGVCAKCYGRDLARGTPVNMGEAVGVIAAQSIGEPGTQLTMRTFHIGGAAQLADQSFIESNFEGTVHVRNRHVARNSDGDLIVMARNVAVVILGPDGVERAVNRIQYGAKLKVDEGDTVKRGQRIAEWDPYTRPIISEVDGVIGFEDLVEGQSMSETIDESTGIAKRMVMDYRLNLRSASLKPSIVIKGADGKIAKLARGGDARYLLPVDSIIAVEPGGTVKAGDIVARISVESAKTRDITGGLPRVAELFEARRPKDHAIIAEISGTVQFGRDYKNKQRLSIIPSEEGADPVEYLIPKGKHIHLQDGDVVEKGDYIVDGNPAPHDILAIKGVEELAAYLVNEIQEVYRLQGVNINDKHIEVIVRQMLQKVDIVDPGDTGFLEGEQVDNVELDETNARTIENGGKPASGTPVLLGITKASLQTRSFFSAASFQETTRVLTEAAVNGKIDPLVGLKENVIVGRLIPAGTGAAMAKFRGIASGRDDLIITQRAEAAEPAPAPALPPAE; encoded by the coding sequence ATGAATCAGCAAGAGGTCATGAATCTCTTCAATCCGGTCGTGGCGACGCAGGCCTTCGACCAGATCAGGATTTCGATCGCGAGCCCGGAGAAAATTCTCTCCTGGTCGTTCGGCGAAATCAAAAAGCCCGAGACGATCAACTACCGTACCTTCAAGCCCGAGCGCGACGGCCTGTTCTGCGCGCGCATCTTCGGGCCGATCAAGGACTACGAGTGCTTGTGCGGCAAGTACAAGCGCATGAAATACAAGGGCGTCATCTGCGAGAAGTGCGGCGTCGAGGTCACGCTCGCGCGCGTGCGGCGCGACCGCATGGGCCATATTTCCCTCGCCGCGCCGGTGGCGCATATCTGGTTCCTGAAGTCGCTGCCCTCGCGCATCGGCCTTCTGCTCGACATGACGCTGAAGGATCTCGAGCGTATTCTCTACTTCGAGTCCTATATCGTCATCGATCCGGGCCTCACGCCGCTGAAGGAGCGTCAGCTCCTCTCGGAAGAGGAATATCTCACCGCACAGGACGAATTCGGCCAGGACACGTTCACGGCCATGATCGGCGCCGAGGCGATCCGCCGGCTGCTCGAGTCGATGGACCTCGAGGGCATCGCCGCGTCGCTGCGTCAGGAGATCGCCGAGGCGAAGACGGAGCTCAAGCCCAAGAAGCTCGCCAAGCGCCTGAAGATCATCGAGGCCTTCATCCAGTCGGGCAACCGCCCGGAATGGATGATTCTGAAAGAAATTCCGGTCATTCCGCCTGATCTGCGTCCGCTCGTGCCGCTTGACGGCGGGCGTTTCGCGACCTCCGATCTGAACGACCTCTACCGCCGCGTCATCAACCGCAACAACCGCCTCAAGCGGCTGATCGAGCTGCGCGCGCCGGACATCATCATCCGCAACGAAAAGCGCATGTTGCAGGAGGCCGTCGACGCGCTGTTCGACAACGGCCGCCGCGGCCGCGTGATCACGGGCGCCAACAAGCGTCCGCTGAAGTCGCTCGCCGACATGCTGAAGGGCAAGCAGGGCCGCTTCCGTCAGAACCTGCTCGGCAAGCGCGTCGACTATTCCGGCCGTTCGGTGATCGTCGTCGGCCCCGAGCTGAAGCTACATCAATGCGGCCTGCCCAAGAAGATGGCGCTGGAGCTGTTCAAGCCCTTCATCTATTCGCGTCTCGACGCGAAGGGCTATTCGGCGACCGTGAAGCAGGCCAAGAAGCTCGTCGAGAAGGAGAAGCCCGAGGTCTGGGATATTCTCGACGAGGTCATCCGCGAGCATCCGGTGCTCCTGAACCGCGCGCCGACGCTGCATCGCCTCGGCATTCAGGCCTTCGAGCCGGTGCTGATCGAGGGCAAGGCGATCCAGTTGCATCCGCTGGTCTGCGCCGCCTTCAACGCCGACTTCGACGGCGACCAGATGGCCGTGCACGTTCCGCTGTCGCTCGAGGCGCAGCTCGAGGCGCGCGTCCTGATGATGTCGACGAACAACATCCTGCATCCGGCCAATGGTCAGCCGATCATCGTGCCGTCGCAGGACATCGTTCTGGGCCTCTATTATCTGACGCTGGAGCGCGACGGCGAGCCGGGCCAGGGCATGTGCTTCGCCAACCAGGGCGAGATCGAGCACGCGCTCGCCGCCAAGGCGGTCACGCTGCACACCAAGGTCAAGGGCCGTGGCTGGACCTATGATGCGGCGGGCAACCGCGTGTCGAAGATCTTCGACACCACCCCTGGGCGCCTCATGCTCGGGCAGTTGCTGCCGAAACATCACAAGATACCTTTCGACGTCGTCAACAAGCTCATGACGAAGAAAGAGATCTCGAACATGATCGACACCGTCTACCGCAACTGCGGTCAGAAGGAGACCGTCATCTTCTGCGACCGCATCATGGCGCTCGGCTTCCGCGAGGCCTTCAAGGCCGGCATCTCCTTCGGCAAGGACGACATGGTCGTGCCGGAGACGAAGGAGAAGATCGTGTCCGAGACGCGCGCCGCGGCGAAGGAATATGAGCAGCAATACAACGACGGCCTGATCACCCAGGGTGAGAAATACAACAAGGTCGTCGACGCCTGGGCGAAATGCTCGGAGAAGCTCGCCGAGGAGATGATGCAGCGCATCTCCGCCGTCCGCAAGGATGACCTGGGACGCGACATGCCGATCAACTCGATCTACATGATGTCGCATTCGGGCGCCCGCGGTTCGCCGACGCAGATGCGCCAGCTTGCCGCGATGCGCGGCCTGATGGCCAAGCCCTCGGGCGAGATCATCGAGACGCCGATCATCTCCAACTTCAAGGAGGGGCTGACGGTTCTCGAATACTTCAACTCCACCCACGGCGCCCGCAAGGGTCTCGCCGACACGGCGTTGAAGACCGCAAACTCGGGCTATCTGACGCGACGTCTCGTCGACGTGGCGCAGGACTCGATCATTTCGTCGACCGATTGCGGTTCGCAGGGCGGCATCCGGATGCGCGCGATCATCGACGCGGGTCAGATCGTCGCCTCGCTCGCCTCCCGCATCCTCGGCCGCACGGCCGCCGAGGATCTGAAGGCGCCGGACGGCCGCGTCATCGTGCCCGCGGGCGATATGATCCAGGAATGGCATCTCGAGCCGATCAACGCCGCCGGCATTCAGGAGGTGAAGATCCGCTCGGTGCTCACCTGCGAGGCCAAGAACGGCGTCTGCGCCAAGTGCTACGGCCGCGACCTCGCGCGCGGCACGCCCGTCAACATGGGCGAGGCCGTGGGCGTCATCGCGGCGCAGTCCATTGGCGAGCCGGGCACGCAGCTCACCATGCGCACCTTCCACATCGGCGGCGCGGCGCAGCTTGCGGACCAGTCCTTCATCGAATCGAATTTCGAAGGCACGGTGCATGTGCGCAACCGGCATGTGGCCCGCAACTCGGACGGCGACCTCATCGTCATGGCGCGCAATGTCGCCGTGGTGATCCTCGGGCCGGACGGCGTCGAGCGCGCCGTGAACCGTATCCAATACGGCGCCAAGCTGAAGGTCGACGAGGGCGATACCGTCAAGCGGGGCCAGCGGATCGCGGAATGGGATCCCTATACGCGTCCCATCATCAGCGAGGTGGACGGCGTCATCGGCTTCGAGGATCTCGTCGAAGGCCAGTCCATGTCGGAGACGATCGACGAATCGACCGGCATCGCCAAGCGCATGGTCATGGATTATCGCCTCAATCTGCGATCGGCGAGCCTCAAGCCCTCGATCGTGATCAAGGGCGCCGACGGCAAGATCGCCAAGCTCGCGCGCGGCGGCGACGCCCGCTATCTCCTGCCCGTCGACTCGATCATCGCAGTCGAGCCCGGCGGCACGGTGAAGGCCGGCGACATTGTCGCGCGTATTTCGGTCGAAAGCGCCAAGACCCGCGACATCACGGGCGGTCTGCCGCGCGTCGCCGAGCTCTTCGAGGCGCGCCGGCCGAAGGACCACGCGATCATCGCGGAGATTTCTGGCACGGTGCAGTTTGGCCGCGACTACAAGAACAAGCAGCGTCTGTCGATCATTCCGAGCGAGGAAGGCGCCGACCCCGTCGAATATCTGATCCCGAAGGGCAAGCACATTCACCTTCAGGACGGCGACGTGGTCGAGAAGGGCGATTACATCGTCGACGGCAATCCGGCGCCGCACGACATTCTGGCGATCAAGGGCGTGGAGGAGCTCGCGGCTTACCTCGTCAACGAGATCCAGGAGGTCTATCGTCTCCAGGGCGTGAACATCAACGACAAGCACATCGAAGTGATCGTGCGCCAGATGTTGCAGAAGGTCGACATCGTCGATCCGGGCGACACCGGCTTCCTCGAGGGCGAGCAGGTCGACAATGTCGAGCTCGACGAGACGAACGCCAGGACGATCGAGAATGGCGGCAAGCCCGCGAGCGGGACGCCGGTGCTGCTCGGCATCACCAAGGCGTCGCTGCAGACGCGCTCCTTCTTCTCGGCCGCCTCCTTCCAGGAGACGACGCGCGTCCTCACCGAGGCCGCCGTCAACGGCAAGATCGATCCGCTCGTGGGTCTCAAGGAGAACGTCATCGTCGGCCGTCTGATCCCGGCCGGCACTGGCGCGGCGATGGCCAAGTTCCGCGGCATCGCCTCCGGCCGCGACGACCTCATCATCACGCAACGTGCCGAGGCCGCCGAGCCGGCTCCGGCCCCGGCGTTGCCGCCCGCGGAGTAA
- the yidD gene encoding membrane protein insertion efficiency factor YidD — MIEAVLSLPARAARALILLYRVTFSAFAGRSCRYAPTCSDYAEEAIARHGLWAGGWMGFARICRCRPGGGEGFDPVPEALPGNASACTPWRYARWRGPFRCEEAEDSR; from the coding sequence ATGATCGAGGCGGTCCTCTCCCTGCCCGCCCGCGCCGCGCGCGCGCTCATTCTCCTCTATCGCGTCACCTTTTCCGCCTTCGCCGGCCGGAGTTGCCGCTATGCGCCGACCTGTTCGGATTATGCGGAGGAAGCGATCGCCAGGCACGGCCTCTGGGCCGGCGGCTGGATGGGCTTCGCACGCATCTGCCGCTGCCGTCCGGGCGGCGGCGAGGGATTCGATCCCGTCCCCGAGGCGTTGCCCGGGAACGCCAGCGCATGCACGCCCTGGCGCTACGCGCGCTGGCGAGGTCCGTTCCGCTGCGAAGAGGCGGAAGACAGCCGCTAG
- a CDS encoding DUF6477 family protein, whose amino-acid sequence MTRAKNSKASAKTQVFERLEAAARPAVEAALVASLAAYNRAHALSRFHRLSAETILSETPQAAGLILREIERALRAERARRGHWTYDLNNHIALLVARRAESARLERLRKA is encoded by the coding sequence ATGACCAGAGCCAAGAACTCGAAAGCGAGCGCAAAGACCCAGGTTTTCGAGAGGCTGGAGGCGGCGGCGCGGCCCGCCGTCGAGGCGGCGCTCGTCGCAAGCCTCGCCGCCTACAATCGCGCTCATGCCTTGTCCCGCTTTCACCGTCTGTCGGCGGAGACGATCCTGAGCGAAACGCCTCAGGCCGCAGGGCTGATCCTGCGCGAAATCGAGCGCGCCTTGCGCGCCGAGCGGGCGCGTCGCGGCCATTGGACCTATGATCTCAATAATCATATCGCGCTGCTCGTGGCGCGCCGCGCTGAAAGCGCGCGGCTCGAACGCCTGCGAAAAGCTTAG
- a CDS encoding chromosomal replication initiator DnaA, whose translation MTQAFLETSFFPPPPIGGLSTAAAAAAAGLPAAALADPWRRRAHVARARHLAVYLHHVALGASLSACARDFAGDRASMRYACARIEDLRDDPAFDRCAARLEQALAAQRDMVLSLVSAQEGAGQ comes from the coding sequence ATGACGCAGGCTTTTCTCGAGACGAGTTTTTTTCCACCCCCACCGATCGGGGGGCTCAGCACGGCGGCGGCGGCGGCGGCGGCCGGCCTTCCGGCGGCGGCCCTCGCTGATCCCTGGCGGCGGCGGGCGCATGTCGCGCGGGCGCGCCACCTCGCGGTTTACCTTCATCATGTCGCGCTCGGGGCGAGCCTTTCGGCTTGCGCCCGCGACTTCGCCGGAGATCGCGCCTCGATGCGCTATGCCTGCGCCCGCATCGAGGACCTGCGCGACGATCCCGCCTTCGACCGCTGCGCAGCCCGGCTGGAGCAGGCGCTTGCCGCTCAGCGCGACATGGTCCTGTCGCTCGTCTCGGCGCAAGAAGGAGCCGGACAATGA
- a CDS encoding DUF6456 domain-containing protein — protein sequence MSKATKTREETAARALERLARALGEAGASAVRSDFEDDTLVVLVPRKGVTVPRARFAATIGGQAVAQGLAKWDCDGAARRLRLTDGGRAFLRRLAAADPELDPFRAQHGDHARRAPEKGARPTLVNDAESPLAWLARRKGADGRPFLEPVQFEAGERFRRDIEQAQILQRVTARWEAAAASRRGADAGVVVTEIAMDARRRLARAHDAVGPDLAGLLTDVCGYLKGLEMVESERGWPARSGKVVLKIALGRLARHYGMGDRATGPARAKGLLHWGAEDYRPSL from the coding sequence ATGAGCAAAGCCACGAAAACTCGGGAAGAAACGGCGGCGCGCGCACTCGAGCGGCTGGCGCGCGCGCTCGGCGAGGCCGGCGCCAGCGCGGTTCGCAGCGATTTCGAGGACGACACGCTCGTCGTTCTGGTCCCCCGCAAGGGCGTCACAGTGCCGCGCGCCCGATTTGCGGCCACGATCGGCGGGCAAGCCGTGGCGCAGGGCCTCGCGAAATGGGACTGCGACGGCGCGGCGCGGCGCCTGCGTCTGACTGACGGCGGCCGCGCCTTCCTGCGCCGGCTGGCGGCCGCCGATCCGGAGCTCGATCCCTTCCGCGCCCAGCATGGCGACCACGCCCGCCGCGCGCCCGAAAAAGGCGCGCGCCCGACGCTGGTGAACGACGCCGAGAGCCCGCTCGCCTGGCTCGCCCGGCGCAAGGGCGCGGATGGGCGGCCTTTCCTCGAACCCGTCCAGTTCGAGGCGGGCGAGCGATTCCGCCGCGACATCGAGCAGGCGCAGATTCTCCAGCGCGTCACCGCCCGCTGGGAGGCCGCCGCCGCCTCCCGGCGCGGGGCCGACGCCGGCGTCGTGGTCACGGAGATCGCGATGGACGCGCGACGGCGCCTCGCCCGCGCCCATGACGCCGTCGGGCCGGATCTCGCCGGCCTGCTCACCGACGTCTGCGGCTATCTCAAGGGGTTGGAGATGGTCGAAAGCGAGCGCGGCTGGCCCGCGCGCTCGGGGAAGGTGGTCTTGAAGATCGCGCTCGGACGCCTCGCGCGCCATTACGGCATGGGCGACAGGGCGACCGGCCCCGCCCGGGCGAAGGGCCTGTTGCACTGGGGCGCAGAGGACTACCGGCCCAGCCTGTAA
- a CDS encoding SufE family protein — translation MAIDDIIGNFELLEEWEDRYRYLIELGRTLEPLPKDAYTDQNKVRGCASQVWLETTRGRDADGAPVLTFRGDSDAHIVRGLVALVLALYSGRRAQEIVETDAAPLFKQLGLADHLTPQRANGLRSMVERIRKEARDALPA, via the coding sequence ATGGCCATCGACGACATCATCGGCAATTTCGAGCTGCTCGAGGAGTGGGAGGACCGCTATCGCTATCTCATCGAGCTCGGCCGCACGCTCGAGCCGCTGCCCAAGGACGCCTATACGGACCAGAACAAGGTGCGCGGCTGCGCCAGCCAGGTCTGGCTCGAGACGACGCGCGGACGGGACGCGGATGGCGCGCCGGTTCTCACCTTTCGCGGCGACAGCGACGCGCATATCGTGCGCGGCCTCGTCGCGCTGGTGCTGGCGCTCTATTCCGGCCGCCGCGCGCAGGAGATCGTCGAGACGGACGCAGCGCCGCTGTTCAAGCAGCTCGGCCTCGCCGACCATCTCACGCCCCAGCGCGCCAACGGCCTGCGTTCGATGGTCGAGCGCATCAGGAAAGAAGCGCGCGACGCGCTCCCGGCGTGA
- a CDS encoding LemA family protein: protein MSIMSRWRLLALAILAALSLSGCGYNTIPTLEENAKAKWAAVQSQYQRRADLIPNLVATVQGYAKQEKDVLTSVTEARAKATSVKIDASNLTDPEKMKQFQEAQAQLTGALGRLLAVSEAYPDLKSNQNFLALQSQLEGTENRINVARRDYIEAVREYNLSLRTFPTLLWAKTFFADAKPMAEFTASEAAQQAPQVKF, encoded by the coding sequence ATGAGCATCATGTCCCGCTGGCGCCTCCTCGCCCTTGCGATTCTCGCCGCCCTTTCGCTCTCCGGCTGCGGCTACAATACGATTCCGACGCTCGAAGAAAACGCCAAGGCCAAATGGGCCGCGGTCCAGTCGCAATATCAGCGCCGCGCCGACCTCATCCCCAATCTCGTCGCCACCGTGCAGGGCTACGCCAAGCAGGAAAAGGACGTGCTCACCTCCGTGACGGAAGCGCGCGCCAAGGCGACGTCGGTGAAGATCGACGCCTCGAACCTCACGGACCCCGAAAAGATGAAGCAGTTCCAGGAGGCGCAGGCCCAGCTCACGGGCGCGCTCGGCCGGCTGCTCGCCGTGAGCGAAGCCTATCCCGACCTCAAATCCAACCAGAACTTCCTCGCGCTTCAATCCCAGCTCGAAGGGACGGAGAATCGCATCAATGTCGCGCGGCGCGACTATATCGAGGCCGTGCGGGAATATAACCTCTCCCTGCGCACATTCCCCACCCTGCTCTGGGCCAAGACCTTCTTCGCCGACGCCAAGCCCATGGCGGAGTTCACCGCGAGCGAGGCCGCCCAGCAGGCTCCGCAGGTGAAGTTTTAG
- the cysE gene encoding serine O-acetyltransferase: protein MAAERPPEELGALCKERDAMWAHMRQEAEDALGRDPALAPLFMGELLNRHSLEEAVIHRVSGRLGTTAIDAAAIADAFLAALDSEPALGDAFRADAAAYVERDPACRRLIEPLLYFKGYHAIQASRLAHALWRAGKRDFAFYVQSRTSDALAADIHPAARFGKGIFLDHATGFVVGETAVVEDDVSILHGVTLGGTGKVAGDRHPKIRRGVMIGAGSKILGNIEIGQCSRIAAGSVVLHAAPPNSIVAGVPAKVVGVEPAAQPARDMDQLLRGLAYDSFDYVI, encoded by the coding sequence ATGGCCGCCGAGCGCCCGCCCGAAGAGCTTGGCGCGCTTTGCAAGGAGCGCGACGCCATGTGGGCGCATATGCGGCAGGAGGCGGAGGACGCGCTTGGGCGCGACCCCGCGCTCGCCCCGCTCTTCATGGGCGAACTTCTGAATCGTCACAGTCTCGAGGAGGCGGTGATCCATCGCGTGAGCGGCCGGCTCGGCACCACGGCGATCGACGCCGCCGCCATCGCCGACGCCTTTCTCGCCGCGCTCGACAGCGAGCCGGCGCTGGGCGACGCCTTCCGCGCCGATGCCGCGGCCTATGTGGAGCGCGACCCCGCCTGTCGCCGCCTCATCGAGCCGCTGCTCTACTTCAAGGGCTATCACGCGATCCAGGCGTCGCGCCTCGCCCATGCGCTGTGGCGCGCCGGAAAGCGCGACTTCGCCTTCTACGTCCAGAGCCGCACGTCGGACGCGCTCGCCGCAGACATTCATCCGGCGGCGCGCTTCGGCAAGGGGATTTTCCTCGACCACGCCACGGGCTTCGTCGTCGGCGAGACGGCGGTCGTCGAGGACGACGTGTCCATCCTTCACGGCGTGACGCTCGGCGGCACTGGAAAGGTCGCCGGCGACCGTCACCCAAAGATCCGGCGCGGCGTCATGATCGGCGCCGGGTCGAAAATCCTCGGCAATATCGAGATCGGCCAATGCTCGCGCATCGCGGCGGGCTCGGTCGTGCTGCACGCCGCGCCGCCCAATTCCATCGTCGCGGGCGTGCCGGCGAAGGTCGTCGGCGTGGAGCCGGCCGCGCAGCCGGCTCGTGACATGGACCAACTATTGCGCGGGCTCGCGTATGATTCCTTCGATTACGTGATCTGA
- a CDS encoding enoyl-CoA hydratase: MPIDSPSSKLRVDLHQGVARLLIDNGAKRNAFDLEMWRALPALMAAIDAEPEARVVVMSGAPGLPFCSGADISEFSTVRATSGGGRAYEQANVEAFEAISACSKPTIAAISGFCMGGGMGLASACDLRVAQAGAAFAIPAGRLGVGYPPSAMRYVVAAVGAQRALEMFFTARRLTAQEALATGFLSQVLEPESFDGAVAALADTIAANAPLTLKAAKAAIRAAAGLPNAPSLDACEALAAQCFDSADYMEGRAAFLEKRAPKFTGR, from the coding sequence ATGCCCATCGATTCACCTTCCTCCAAGCTGCGCGTTGATCTTCATCAAGGGGTCGCGCGTCTCCTCATCGACAATGGCGCCAAGCGCAACGCCTTCGACCTCGAAATGTGGCGGGCGCTGCCGGCGCTGATGGCCGCGATCGACGCCGAGCCGGAGGCGCGCGTCGTCGTCATGAGCGGCGCGCCGGGCCTCCCGTTCTGTTCGGGCGCGGATATTTCGGAATTCTCGACCGTGCGCGCCACGAGCGGCGGCGGGCGGGCCTATGAGCAGGCCAATGTCGAGGCCTTCGAGGCCATCTCGGCCTGTTCGAAGCCGACCATCGCGGCCATTTCGGGCTTCTGCATGGGTGGCGGCATGGGGCTCGCCTCGGCCTGCGATCTGCGGGTGGCGCAGGCGGGCGCGGCCTTCGCCATTCCCGCCGGGCGGCTTGGCGTCGGCTATCCGCCCTCGGCCATGCGCTATGTCGTGGCGGCGGTCGGCGCGCAGCGCGCCTTGGAGATGTTCTTCACGGCCCGCCGCCTCACCGCGCAGGAGGCGCTGGCGACGGGCTTCCTGTCTCAGGTTCTGGAGCCGGAGAGCTTCGACGGCGCCGTGGCGGCGCTCGCCGACACCATCGCCGCAAATGCGCCGCTGACGCTGAAAGCCGCCAAGGCCGCCATCCGCGCCGCCGCCGGCTTGCCCAATGCGCCGAGCCTCGACGCTTGCGAGGCGCTCGCGGCGCAATGTTTCGACAGCGCGGATTACATGGAGGGGCGCGCGGCTTTCCTCGAGAAGCGCGCGCCGAAGTTTACGGGGCGGTGA
- a CDS encoding acyltransferase family protein, whose amino-acid sequence MAVGTDKFGSPGALRMALAFAVFVHHTTKFNLGMSAVLIFFVLSGYWVATMWTKTYSKTTLAYFTFLVSRFWRVAPVFALCSAIAWTLLWWRGVAPADAGGLMRQLFSNVMILGYNSLSYQANVPGWSLDMEMQFYLVAPVIVFLVSRNIFVLLGCIVLSLLAPKFGGSATVLPFLYFFGIGVAAATHGLAPSRRLAYASLGATFALLAVYAVIFFAKVAADPAQTGLLVFSSKANLFIAVMMTPWAIYTTKQKSGSTDRMFGDLSYIFYLLHWSVIGAIGTGEGSSLERFALCAEAVVVILAASWLIWLVFDRPIGRLRAAWVAGRRIIGEAGALQPALA is encoded by the coding sequence ATGGCGGTTGGAACAGACAAATTCGGATCGCCCGGCGCGCTCAGAATGGCGCTGGCCTTCGCGGTCTTCGTGCACCATACGACGAAGTTCAATCTCGGCATGTCCGCCGTGCTGATCTTTTTCGTCCTCAGCGGCTATTGGGTCGCGACCATGTGGACGAAAACATACTCCAAGACGACCCTCGCCTATTTCACTTTTCTCGTCTCGCGCTTCTGGCGCGTTGCGCCGGTCTTTGCGCTGTGCTCTGCGATCGCCTGGACGCTCCTTTGGTGGCGCGGCGTCGCGCCGGCGGACGCGGGCGGACTCATGCGGCAGCTCTTCTCCAATGTCATGATCCTCGGCTATAATTCGCTTTCCTATCAGGCGAATGTGCCGGGCTGGTCGCTCGACATGGAGATGCAGTTCTATCTCGTCGCGCCCGTGATCGTCTTCCTCGTCTCGCGAAACATTTTCGTCCTGCTCGGCTGCATCGTCCTGTCGCTGCTGGCGCCGAAGTTCGGCGGCTCGGCGACCGTGCTGCCGTTCCTGTATTTCTTCGGCATCGGCGTCGCGGCCGCGACCCATGGGCTCGCGCCCAGCCGGCGGCTCGCCTATGCTTCCCTTGGCGCGACCTTCGCCCTGCTCGCAGTCTATGCGGTGATCTTCTTTGCCAAAGTCGCGGCCGATCCGGCGCAGACCGGACTTCTCGTCTTCAGCAGCAAGGCCAATCTGTTCATCGCCGTGATGATGACGCCCTGGGCGATCTACACGACGAAGCAGAAGAGCGGCTCGACCGACCGCATGTTCGGCGACCTCTCCTACATCTTCTATCTTCTGCACTGGTCGGTGATCGGCGCCATCGGCACGGGCGAGGGCTCCTCTCTCGAGCGGTTTGCGCTCTGCGCCGAGGCGGTCGTGGTCATCCTCGCGGCCTCCTGGCTGATCTGGCTCGTGTTCGACCGGCCGATCGGCAGGCTGCGGGCCGCCTGGGTGGCCGGCCGGCGCATCATCGGCGAGGCGGGCGCCCTGCAACCGGCCCTCGCCTGA
- a CDS encoding SGNH/GDSL hydrolase family protein: protein MLREGFAILLPELRRALFVLAVTTGLTLLTVKRTDEPVVACSIVNSGPDNYRVLVVGESWASDGKLFPELPEAASNRLGGRGVEACSVAFNGRNSRLLYSELREKFPRYKLYSLFDGRPPNKVIVMNGVNDEIQHVGAGNYVEFTKKLIEYFPDAGDVEVISIPRVNERWFKPPNLFSRMKRNVLRCFYDGCDFQVNDVYRVALWRDHPDLHVIEFDNFIDRFEGHEEYYKFDGVHLTDEWLHKYGAFIGRAMALPHRMAEQK from the coding sequence TTGCTGAGAGAAGGTTTCGCAATACTTCTGCCGGAGTTGCGGCGTGCGCTTTTCGTCCTTGCCGTCACCACCGGCCTGACGCTTCTGACCGTCAAGCGCACGGACGAGCCCGTCGTCGCCTGTTCCATCGTCAACAGTGGTCCCGACAATTACCGCGTGCTCGTCGTCGGGGAATCCTGGGCCTCCGACGGCAAGCTCTTCCCGGAGCTGCCGGAGGCGGCCTCCAACCGGCTCGGCGGCCGGGGCGTCGAGGCGTGCAGCGTCGCCTTCAACGGCCGCAACTCGCGGCTTCTCTATTCGGAGCTGCGCGAAAAATTTCCCCGTTACAAGCTCTATTCGCTCTTTGACGGCAGGCCGCCGAACAAGGTCATTGTCATGAACGGCGTCAACGACGAGATCCAGCACGTCGGCGCGGGCAATTATGTGGAGTTCACCAAGAAACTCATCGAATATTTTCCCGACGCCGGCGATGTGGAGGTCATCTCCATACCGCGGGTGAACGAACGCTGGTTCAAGCCGCCCAATCTCTTCAGCCGCATGAAGCGCAACGTGCTGCGCTGTTTCTACGACGGCTGCGATTTCCAGGTGAACGACGTCTATCGCGTCGCCCTGTGGCGCGACCACCCCGACCTGCATGTGATCGAATTCGACAATTTCATCGACAGATTCGAGGGCCACGAGGAATATTACAAATTCGACGGCGTGCATCTCACCGATGAATGGCTGCACAAATACGGCGCCTTCATCGGCCGGGCGATGGCGCTGCCGCACCGCATGGCCGAACAAAAATAG